The proteins below come from a single Desulfitobacterium metallireducens DSM 15288 genomic window:
- the dapA gene encoding 4-hydroxy-tetrahydrodipicolinate synthase, protein MSLGRILTAMVTPMNDNLEVDYQEAGRLAKYLAEHGTDGIVVAGTTGESPTLSVEEKLGLFRVVKEAVGREVIVYAGIGSNSTASSVDLARKAVATGVDGLMAVVPYYNKPSQEGLYQHFKTIAEATELPLMLYNIPGRTSINLLPETVLRLSKIPNIVALKEAVGLMDQVSELKRILPEDFMVYSGDDSLTLPMLALGCSGIISVASHVIGDEMKKMVDAWFEGDTNNALQWHLKLMPVFKGIFITANPVPVKYLVNTLGLKAGKVRLPLVDATPEEEKFLTELLQNVKDK, encoded by the coding sequence ATGAGTTTAGGTAGAATTTTGACAGCAATGGTTACCCCCATGAATGATAACTTGGAAGTGGATTATCAAGAAGCAGGGCGCTTAGCTAAATATTTGGCCGAACATGGTACAGATGGCATCGTTGTTGCCGGTACAACTGGAGAATCTCCAACCTTAAGCGTTGAAGAAAAATTGGGATTGTTCCGAGTGGTAAAGGAGGCTGTGGGTCGAGAGGTTATCGTTTATGCAGGTATCGGATCAAACTCAACTGCAAGTAGTGTTGATCTAGCTCGTAAAGCCGTCGCAACAGGTGTTGACGGTTTAATGGCAGTCGTTCCTTATTACAACAAACCTTCCCAAGAGGGATTGTATCAACATTTCAAGACAATCGCCGAAGCAACTGAACTTCCACTCATGCTCTATAATATTCCAGGAAGAACATCTATAAATTTACTTCCAGAAACAGTTCTCCGTTTGAGCAAGATTCCGAATATCGTGGCTCTAAAGGAAGCAGTTGGCTTGATGGATCAAGTAAGTGAACTTAAACGAATACTCCCCGAAGATTTCATGGTCTATAGTGGGGATGATTCGCTTACTTTGCCCATGCTGGCTCTTGGATGTAGTGGAATTATTAGTGTTGCCTCGCATGTTATTGGTGATGAGATGAAGAAAATGGTCGATGCCTGGTTTGAAGGAGATACTAATAATGCGTTACAATGGCATCTTAAACTTATGCCAGTCTTTAAGGGAATTTTCATCACAGCAAATCCGGTTCCCGTTAAATACTTAGTGAATACACTCGGACTAAAAGCAGGAAAGGTACGCTTACCCTTAGTGGATGCGACACCTGAAGAAGAAAAATTTTTGACAGAACTCCTTCAAAATGTCAAAGACAAGTAG
- a CDS encoding ribonuclease J produces the protein MPKEHKVQIIPLGGLGEIGKNMTVIRYDNQMVLIDAGLAFPDEEMLGIDVVIPDYSYLIEHKEMLQGILVTHGHEDHIGALPYLLKDLDVPIFATRLTLGLIQSKLKESNLNHVQATVVQPRDMIKLGVFRIEFIRVSHSIPDAVGIAIHTPLGTIVHTGDFKLDHTPVSGDILDIHKFSELGDKGVLCLMSDSTNVERTGITMSERNVGHTFEEAFKDANERIIIASFASNVHRIQQAITAAYKTNRKVAVVGRSMVNVVAIASELGYLDIPEGTLIDVDEIVNLPGNQACILTTGSQGEPMAALSRMAMSDHRSVSIQPGDTVIISASPIPGNEKSVARTVDRLFKLGANVIYGSINGVHVSGHASQEDLKLMLNMVRPQYFIPVHGEYRMLVKHMQLAEQLGMERDNIFLAENGSIIEFTRHGASMTGKVTAGKVLIDGLGVGDVGNIVLRDRKQLSQDGILIVVMTISRSTRAIVAGPDIVTRGFVYVRESETMLDEAKEKVRQTMARLKDNHVTEWAVLKGQVRDALSKHFYEKTRRRPMILPIIQEVE, from the coding sequence ATGCCAAAAGAACACAAGGTGCAGATTATACCCTTGGGTGGCTTGGGTGAGATCGGTAAAAATATGACGGTAATTCGCTATGATAATCAAATGGTCTTGATTGATGCGGGACTAGCATTCCCTGATGAAGAAATGTTAGGGATTGATGTTGTCATACCTGATTATTCTTACTTGATTGAGCATAAAGAGATGCTCCAGGGTATATTAGTGACGCATGGACATGAAGATCATATCGGAGCTTTACCCTATCTTCTCAAAGATTTAGATGTTCCGATTTTTGCAACACGGCTGACTTTAGGACTTATTCAGTCGAAGCTTAAAGAAAGCAATCTAAATCATGTCCAAGCTACTGTAGTCCAACCCCGTGATATGATTAAGTTAGGAGTGTTTCGGATAGAATTTATCCGGGTGAGCCACAGCATACCTGATGCGGTGGGGATAGCAATTCACACTCCACTGGGTACAATTGTTCATACCGGAGATTTTAAACTTGATCATACTCCAGTGTCTGGTGATATTTTGGATATTCATAAGTTTTCTGAGCTGGGTGATAAAGGGGTACTCTGCTTAATGTCCGACAGTACTAATGTCGAACGCACTGGAATTACGATGTCGGAACGGAACGTTGGACATACTTTTGAAGAAGCATTCAAAGATGCTAATGAGCGTATTATCATCGCTAGCTTTGCATCAAATGTACATCGGATTCAGCAAGCTATTACAGCAGCCTACAAAACCAATCGCAAAGTTGCTGTTGTTGGACGGAGTATGGTTAATGTCGTAGCAATTGCCTCAGAGTTGGGATACCTTGATATTCCTGAAGGAACTTTAATAGATGTCGATGAGATCGTAAATCTGCCGGGTAACCAAGCATGTATATTGACGACAGGAAGTCAGGGAGAACCAATGGCAGCTTTATCACGGATGGCCATGAGTGACCACCGTAGTGTCTCAATTCAACCCGGAGATACTGTAATTATTTCGGCCAGTCCCATTCCTGGAAATGAAAAATCTGTAGCTCGAACTGTTGATCGTTTATTTAAGCTGGGTGCAAATGTGATTTATGGTTCAATTAATGGAGTTCATGTGTCGGGGCATGCTAGTCAAGAAGATCTTAAGTTGATGTTGAACATGGTTCGTCCGCAATATTTCATTCCTGTCCACGGGGAATACCGGATGTTGGTTAAGCATATGCAGCTTGCGGAGCAGCTAGGAATGGAAAGAGATAATATCTTTTTAGCCGAGAATGGGAGTATTATCGAGTTTACACGGCATGGCGCAAGTATGACAGGAAAAGTTACGGCAGGGAAAGTTCTAATTGATGGTTTAGGTGTCGGAGATGTCGGAAATATAGTCCTTAGGGATCGTAAACAACTTTCCCAAGATGGAATTCTTATTGTTGTCATGACGATTAGCCGTTCTACGAGAGCCATTGTAGCCGGACCAGATATCGTAACTCGAGGGTTCGTTTATGTTCGTGAATCAGAAACTATGCTTGATGAGGCCAAAGAAAAAGTTCGTCAGACGATGGCTCGTTTGAAGGACAATCACGTGACCGAATGGGCTGTATTAAAAGGACAGGTAAGGGATGCGCTGAGTAAACACTTTTACGAAAAAACCCGTCGTCGTCCCATGATTTTACCTATTATTCAAGAAGTGGAATAG
- the dapB gene encoding 4-hydroxy-tetrahydrodipicolinate reductase, whose protein sequence is MKKIRVYVAGAGGKMGQEVVRTILKQEDMQLVGASDTRQAGVDVGYAIGTARIGLDMSGPLDADLLRTSQADILVDFTNPQSVLKNAKLAISEGVVPVIGTTGLDETDTAEIRDLVDSEKSGVFIAPNFAIGAILMMRFAQESAKYFPNVEIIELHHDQKLDAPSGTALKTVEWISEVRKPMVQGNPNEYEKIQGARGGDVDGIHIHSVRLPGLIAHQEVLFGGLGQALTIRHDAYSRETYMPGVMLAIRKSLGLTSLVIGLENFLE, encoded by the coding sequence TTGAAAAAGATACGTGTATATGTTGCTGGCGCAGGCGGCAAAATGGGTCAAGAAGTTGTAAGAACCATCCTTAAGCAGGAAGATATGCAATTAGTTGGCGCATCAGATACGCGTCAAGCGGGAGTAGATGTGGGGTATGCGATCGGGACTGCAAGAATCGGACTTGATATGTCTGGCCCATTAGATGCTGATTTATTGCGTACGAGTCAAGCTGATATCCTTGTCGATTTTACAAATCCCCAATCCGTTTTAAAGAATGCGAAATTGGCAATTAGTGAGGGCGTAGTTCCTGTTATTGGAACGACTGGCTTAGATGAAACGGATACTGCTGAAATCCGTGACCTTGTAGATTCGGAAAAGTCGGGTGTCTTTATTGCACCAAATTTTGCAATTGGAGCCATTCTCATGATGCGATTTGCTCAAGAATCTGCAAAGTACTTTCCAAATGTAGAGATCATTGAGCTTCATCATGACCAGAAATTAGATGCTCCTTCAGGCACAGCGCTTAAAACGGTTGAATGGATCTCCGAGGTTCGCAAACCGATGGTTCAAGGGAATCCCAACGAATACGAAAAAATTCAAGGTGCTCGCGGAGGGGATGTGGATGGGATTCATATTCATTCTGTTCGCTTACCTGGTCTTATTGCTCATCAGGAAGTTCTTTTTGGAGGATTGGGTCAAGCCTTAACTATTCGTCATGATGCATATTCCCGAGAAACCTATATGCCGGGGGTTATGCTGGCGATCCGAAAATCACTCGGGCTTACGTCACTGGTAATAGGACTGGAAAATTTCCTTGAATAG
- a CDS encoding YlmC/YmxH family sporulation protein codes for MLLSDLAGKEIINLYDGAKLGQIGDADLAISSGGTIEAIILTSRSGFGSFWGNMGEKERDTLVIPWQAVKKVGSEVIIVDMENRADRMNKYSV; via the coding sequence ATGCTTCTCAGCGATTTGGCAGGGAAAGAAATTATCAACCTTTACGATGGAGCAAAGCTCGGACAAATCGGGGATGCGGACTTAGCGATCTCTTCAGGGGGTACGATCGAAGCCATTATTTTAACTTCACGATCGGGCTTTGGAAGCTTTTGGGGAAATATGGGGGAGAAAGAGCGGGATACTTTGGTTATTCCGTGGCAAGCGGTTAAAAAGGTGGGCTCTGAAGTGATCATCGTCGATATGGAGAATAGAGCAGACCGGATGAATAAATATTCAGTTTGA
- a CDS encoding aspartate-semialdehyde dehydrogenase → MPNVAIVGATGAVGQEFLKILAERNFPVDELRLLATKRSAGKKINWQGREIEVEETTHQSFKNIDIALFAGGSSSTEFAEAAVNSGAVVIDNSSAFRLNPEVPLVVPEVNPEDVKWHKGIIANPNCSTIIANVALKPIYDLAGIKRIVVSTYQAVSGAGREGIEELEAQIHAIANGGEIVSQAFPYQIASNLIPRIDVFGEGDYTKEEWKMVKETRKIFHVPDMAITATTVRVPVFRSHSESINIETERKVSVAEVKAVLSKAAGVKVIDDPTQDKYPMPLYTSDTDEVYIGRIREDFSIANGLNIWVVGDQIRKGAATNAVQIAELLLKK, encoded by the coding sequence ATGCCAAATGTTGCTATTGTCGGAGCCACAGGAGCTGTTGGACAAGAATTCTTAAAAATCCTTGCAGAAAGAAATTTTCCAGTTGATGAATTACGTCTTCTGGCAACAAAACGTTCAGCCGGGAAAAAAATCAATTGGCAAGGTCGAGAAATTGAGGTGGAAGAGACCACTCATCAGAGCTTTAAAAATATCGATATCGCTTTATTCGCGGGTGGATCGTCAAGTACGGAGTTTGCTGAAGCGGCTGTAAATAGTGGTGCTGTCGTAATTGATAACAGTAGCGCATTTCGCCTTAATCCTGAGGTTCCTCTTGTTGTACCTGAAGTGAATCCAGAAGATGTAAAGTGGCATAAGGGAATTATCGCCAATCCGAATTGTTCAACCATTATTGCCAATGTGGCCTTGAAACCCATTTACGATCTGGCAGGCATTAAACGGATCGTTGTTTCTACTTATCAAGCCGTTTCAGGAGCTGGACGTGAAGGAATCGAAGAACTCGAAGCCCAAATTCATGCTATAGCTAATGGAGGAGAGATTGTAAGCCAAGCTTTTCCTTACCAAATTGCCTCTAACTTGATACCTAGGATTGATGTTTTTGGGGAAGGGGATTACACCAAAGAAGAATGGAAAATGGTTAAAGAAACCCGTAAGATTTTTCATGTGCCGGATATGGCGATTACTGCTACAACAGTACGTGTACCTGTGTTCCGGAGTCATTCTGAGTCCATTAATATTGAAACTGAACGCAAGGTAAGCGTAGCAGAAGTTAAAGCCGTTTTGAGTAAAGCTGCTGGAGTAAAAGTGATTGATGATCCAACTCAGGATAAGTATCCTATGCCTTTATATACCTCAGATACGGATGAAGTCTATATCGGTAGAATTCGAGAAGACTTTTCAATTGCAAATGGACTCAACATTTGGGTTGTAGGTGATCAGATTCGTAAAGGGGCAGCCACGAATGCCGTACAAATAGCGGAGTTACTACTCAAGAAATAG
- the dut gene encoding dUTP diphosphatase gives MNYIPVKIKNMRPERELAVPEYATQGAAGVDLHAVLERDLKLLPGQIVKIPTGIGIELSQPDIVALIFARSGLASKNGLTLVNAVGVIDSDYRGEIQVAMINLGQEIFTLHSGDRIAQMVFMPVFLAQFIPVQELTQSDRGEEGFGSTGIRD, from the coding sequence ATGAATTATATTCCGGTAAAAATTAAAAACATGAGACCGGAGCGTGAGCTTGCCGTTCCTGAGTATGCAACTCAAGGGGCTGCTGGAGTAGATCTCCATGCGGTCTTAGAACGGGATTTAAAGCTTCTTCCAGGGCAAATAGTAAAGATCCCTACGGGAATCGGAATCGAGTTATCCCAGCCCGATATTGTTGCTTTGATATTTGCTCGAAGTGGACTTGCTTCAAAAAATGGCCTTACTTTAGTGAATGCAGTAGGCGTGATTGATTCCGATTACCGAGGAGAAATTCAAGTGGCCATGATTAATCTCGGTCAAGAAATCTTCACCCTTCATTCAGGGGACCGCATTGCGCAGATGGTTTTTATGCCAGTCTTTCTGGCCCAGTTCATTCCGGTGCAAGAACTTACGCAAAGTGACCGTGGTGAGGAAGGATTTGGATCAACGGGAATCCGTGACTAA
- a CDS encoding dipicolinate synthase subunit B — protein MKFNGLKIGMAITGSHCTLNEITGVLQHLVDEGADVTPIISYAVETMDTRFGKAEDWKRKFSEITNKELIHTIPGAEPIGPQKKFDCLVIAPCTGNTIAKLANGIIDTPVLMAAKAHLRNLRPLVIAISTNDGLGLNARNIGTLLNTKNVYLVPFGQDSPVNKANSLVAHMNMVPDTILLACEGKQIQPLLVDYH, from the coding sequence ATGAAGTTTAACGGGTTAAAAATTGGAATGGCGATCACAGGTTCTCATTGTACATTGAACGAAATTACAGGGGTCTTGCAACACTTAGTGGATGAAGGGGCAGATGTTACCCCAATCATTTCGTATGCTGTCGAAACTATGGATACTCGTTTTGGTAAAGCAGAAGATTGGAAAAGAAAGTTTTCCGAAATTACGAACAAAGAGCTGATCCACACGATTCCAGGTGCAGAACCGATTGGACCACAGAAAAAGTTTGATTGTTTGGTTATTGCGCCCTGTACTGGAAATACCATTGCAAAATTAGCCAATGGAATTATCGATACGCCAGTTCTAATGGCGGCAAAAGCACATCTGCGGAATTTGCGTCCGTTAGTTATTGCCATATCAACTAATGATGGTTTAGGACTAAATGCCCGTAATATTGGAACTTTACTTAATACAAAAAATGTATATTTAGTTCCATTTGGGCAGGATAGCCCGGTCAATAAAGCGAATTCTTTAGTAGCGCATATGAATATGGTTCCAGATACGATTCTCTTAGCGTGTGAAGGAAAACAAATTCAACCACTATTAGTCGATTATCATTAA
- the dpsA gene encoding dipicolinate synthase subunit DpsA yields MSAGLKGIRLAVIGGDDRELYLIPELTKLGAYIVGVGFEKAAPTEGLNHASSLIEAVKQADVLIFPMYGTDDRGVVKAKYSNSPIILNKEVLQVIPPHVPLLIGWARPALKSAADMMGIRIIETAFLDEIAILNSIPSAEGAISMAMDSSVITIHGSQSFVLGLGRNGWTIARTLKGMGAQVTGVARKAADLARANEMGIKAVHFADLEDEISRAEFVFNTVPQLILDKVMLERVSKDAVIIDIASIPGGTDFEYAELLGIKAQLAPGLPGMVAPKSAGKILAQIYPQLILRHLTTMMNTSFKA; encoded by the coding sequence ATGAGTGCGGGTCTGAAAGGAATTCGACTGGCCGTGATCGGAGGGGATGATCGGGAGCTATATTTAATCCCCGAACTAACTAAATTGGGGGCCTACATAGTCGGAGTTGGCTTTGAAAAAGCAGCACCGACCGAAGGGCTAAATCATGCTTCATCTCTAATTGAAGCGGTTAAACAAGCGGATGTTTTGATTTTCCCAATGTATGGAACTGATGATCGAGGCGTCGTCAAAGCAAAGTATTCAAATTCTCCGATTATCCTTAATAAGGAAGTACTGCAAGTTATTCCACCTCATGTTCCGCTTTTGATCGGTTGGGCTCGACCCGCTTTAAAATCTGCGGCTGACATGATGGGAATACGAATCATTGAGACTGCATTTCTTGATGAAATCGCAATCCTAAATTCGATACCTTCTGCCGAAGGCGCGATTTCAATGGCAATGGATTCATCTGTGATTACAATTCATGGAAGCCAAAGTTTTGTCTTAGGCTTGGGACGTAACGGATGGACTATTGCTCGAACCCTAAAGGGAATGGGGGCGCAGGTAACAGGGGTAGCCCGAAAAGCTGCAGATCTGGCTCGGGCAAATGAAATGGGAATAAAAGCGGTTCATTTCGCCGATCTGGAGGATGAGATTAGCCGAGCGGAATTTGTTTTTAATACGGTTCCTCAGCTCATCCTCGATAAGGTAATGTTAGAGCGCGTCTCTAAGGATGCAGTGATCATTGATATTGCCTCAATTCCAGGGGGAACGGATTTTGAATATGCGGAGTTACTGGGAATCAAAGCTCAGTTGGCGCCTGGTCTCCCGGGGATGGTTGCTCCAAAATCGGCTGGTAAGATTCTTGCTCAAATCTACCCGCAGCTTATTCTTCGCCACTTGACCACGATGATGAACACTTCGTTTAAGGCTTGA
- the dapG gene encoding aspartate kinase: MRVLVQKFGGTSLATAERRSQVSSKVSEAVREGFSPVVVVSAIGRTGDPYATDTFINMVKGISSDLPQRELDLLVSCGEVISGAVMVSTLKSLGFDAVLLTGGQAGIITNDSYGDARIIRVEPRKIVEYLKEGKVVVVTGFQGITEDGQVTTLGRGGSDTTAAALGVALNAEAIDIYTDVEGIMTADPRIVEDARILDIITYNEICQLAHQGAKVIHPRAVEIAMQRNIPLRIKCTFSDAPGTLVTSIQADMSAGTDITGDRTITGIAHTPSVTQICVPTLALTDTLQANKQIFRGMALAGISVDFISVQPDAVLYTVRDDEANKAVKILENMGFSPSTVPSCAKVSIVGAGIHGVPGVMADMVEALSDAGVRILQSADSHTTIWVLVDQENMVKAVQALHKKYQLGA, encoded by the coding sequence ATGCGAGTCTTAGTTCAGAAATTTGGTGGGACTTCTTTAGCAACAGCCGAACGGCGCTCTCAAGTTTCATCAAAGGTTTCAGAAGCGGTAAGAGAAGGATTTTCTCCTGTTGTGGTTGTATCCGCAATTGGGAGAACAGGAGATCCTTATGCTACTGATACCTTTATCAATATGGTCAAAGGCATTTCTTCTGATTTACCACAGCGTGAACTAGATCTTTTAGTGAGTTGCGGAGAAGTTATATCTGGAGCGGTCATGGTGAGTACCCTTAAAAGTTTAGGATTTGATGCTGTACTTTTGACGGGTGGGCAGGCAGGAATTATTACAAATGACAGCTATGGAGATGCTCGAATTATTCGAGTTGAACCCCGAAAGATCGTTGAGTATTTAAAAGAGGGTAAAGTTGTCGTTGTCACAGGTTTTCAAGGAATCACTGAAGATGGGCAAGTCACGACTCTGGGGCGTGGTGGAAGTGATACTACAGCTGCGGCTTTAGGGGTCGCTTTAAATGCCGAGGCTATCGACATCTATACTGATGTTGAGGGAATTATGACGGCTGATCCACGCATTGTAGAAGATGCAAGGATTCTTGATATCATTACTTATAATGAAATATGCCAGTTAGCGCACCAGGGAGCGAAGGTAATTCATCCCCGAGCAGTCGAAATAGCTATGCAACGAAACATACCTTTAAGGATCAAATGTACGTTCTCTGATGCTCCGGGGACTCTTGTGACAAGCATTCAAGCCGATATGAGTGCAGGTACAGACATCACAGGAGATCGAACGATTACTGGAATAGCTCACACGCCAAGCGTCACTCAAATTTGTGTACCAACCCTGGCCTTAACGGATACCTTACAAGCAAATAAACAAATTTTTAGGGGAATGGCTTTAGCGGGTATTAGTGTGGACTTCATTAGTGTTCAGCCAGATGCGGTCCTCTACACAGTACGGGATGATGAGGCGAATAAAGCGGTTAAAATTCTTGAAAATATGGGCTTTAGTCCTTCAACTGTTCCGAGCTGTGCGAAAGTATCTATAGTCGGTGCAGGGATCCATGGAGTCCCAGGTGTAATGGCCGATATGGTTGAAGCTTTATCAGATGCAGGTGTTCGAATTCTACAGTCAGCAGATTCTCATACTACAATATGGGTTCTGGTCGATCAGGAAAATATGGTTAAAGCTGTCCAAGCCTTGCATAAGAAATACCAACTAGGGGCTTAA
- a CDS encoding cytochrome c3 family protein yields the protein MKKVKQLVLAFAFTALAGVVLAGCGAQQSTVTTEQPKEVANVEKATYVGTETCKVCHAEQASAVANTGHGHAFIPLSDFPTSQPLGEITIYDSSNTEKAVSTKLDLSKAKVYGVMMNEYVVADVPKDAGFKNPTYRVAKLKKDGDKYSVVAAGETDMDKDGKKDWTASNFTCGACHAPGIETNPEDAGISCESCHGAGSIHVSAEDKKGTMNVSDKSCIACHQLEPAKDAQGNYTTQNHYGTRDYFASAHADANMGCLTCHTTHNANTNGQLLKKDNPAEICNSCHAGKKYDPAQLMWKNPTDAHGHITADHSFGAMKLEDLGDDPATPAIEIKNQKFTDLIKQNFPNQK from the coding sequence GTGAAAAAAGTAAAACAGCTTGTCCTTGCTTTCGCTTTCACAGCATTAGCAGGTGTAGTTCTAGCAGGTTGTGGAGCTCAACAATCCACAGTGACTACGGAGCAACCTAAAGAGGTGGCTAACGTAGAGAAAGCTACTTATGTTGGAACAGAAACATGTAAAGTTTGTCATGCGGAACAAGCTTCGGCAGTAGCAAATACAGGTCATGGTCATGCTTTTATACCACTTTCCGACTTTCCAACTTCACAACCCCTTGGCGAAATCACAATCTATGACTCGAGTAATACAGAAAAAGCAGTTTCTACAAAACTTGATCTTTCCAAAGCTAAAGTCTATGGCGTAATGATGAATGAATACGTTGTTGCTGATGTTCCTAAAGATGCTGGCTTCAAAAATCCAACATATCGTGTAGCTAAATTAAAAAAAGATGGGGATAAATATAGTGTTGTTGCTGCCGGTGAAACAGATATGGATAAGGATGGAAAAAAAGATTGGACAGCTTCGAATTTTACCTGTGGCGCATGTCATGCGCCTGGGATTGAAACCAATCCAGAGGATGCAGGGATATCCTGTGAATCCTGTCATGGTGCGGGAAGTATCCATGTCTCGGCAGAAGATAAAAAAGGGACCATGAATGTATCTGATAAATCTTGTATTGCTTGCCATCAACTAGAGCCTGCGAAAGATGCTCAAGGTAATTACACCACACAAAATCATTATGGTACTCGTGACTATTTCGCCAGTGCTCATGCTGATGCTAATATGGGTTGTCTTACTTGCCATACTACTCATAATGCCAATACAAATGGGCAACTTCTGAAAAAGGATAATCCAGCTGAAATTTGTAATAGCTGCCATGCAGGGAAGAAATATGACCCAGCCCAACTCATGTGGAAGAATCCGACGGATGCTCATGGACACATTACGGCTGACCATAGTTTTGGAGCAATGAAGTTAGAAGATTTAGGGGATGATCCAGCAACTCCTGCAATTGAAATTAAAAATCAAAAATTTACTGACCTCATTAAACAAAACTTTCCTAATCAAAAATAA
- a CDS encoding M16 family metallopeptidase: MFKKTVLPNGVRIITEEIDYVRSVSVGLWVGAGSRDEREGYEGISHFIEHMLFKGTKNRTARELAESLESVGGQLNAFTTKEYTCFYAKVLDEDMDLANDVLSDMFFNSLFDEKEIEKEKKVVIEEIKMYEDSPDELIHDLFSEYVWNDHPLGKPILGTEESIHGLSREKIMDYLGHHYAPENLVIAVAGKIDHEDIIKKLAPIYGEFKRGGIRILEGTPKGQTIHRYNTKDTEQMHLVMGVPGLGQDDEDIYPMHIINNVLGGGLSSRLFQEVREQRGLAYSVYSYHSTYVDSGMFAIYAGTTPDNTQEVVECILAELQKMKNEGITADELAKTVAQVKGSLYLGLESVSNRMSRLGKTELSYNRVISPEEMVEKLEKVTLEDVKRVMNRLWVKDKFSLVMMGPAGHAVDLERLFQKVNWN; encoded by the coding sequence GTGTTTAAGAAGACTGTTTTACCTAATGGTGTAAGAATTATCACGGAAGAAATTGATTACGTCCGTTCAGTTTCCGTAGGATTATGGGTTGGTGCCGGTTCTCGCGATGAGCGGGAAGGGTATGAGGGAATATCGCATTTTATTGAGCATATGTTGTTTAAAGGAACGAAGAACAGGACCGCACGTGAGTTGGCCGAGTCATTAGAAAGCGTAGGCGGACAGCTAAACGCTTTTACAACAAAAGAATATACGTGTTTTTATGCTAAAGTTTTAGACGAAGACATGGATCTAGCGAATGATGTCTTGAGTGACATGTTTTTTAACTCTCTATTTGATGAAAAGGAAATTGAAAAGGAGAAAAAGGTTGTCATTGAAGAAATCAAAATGTATGAAGATTCTCCAGATGAATTGATTCATGATCTCTTTTCTGAGTACGTTTGGAACGACCATCCTTTAGGTAAGCCTATTTTAGGTACAGAAGAGAGTATTCATGGTCTAAGCCGAGAAAAAATTATGGATTATCTTGGGCATCATTATGCTCCTGAAAATTTGGTTATCGCTGTGGCCGGAAAAATTGACCATGAAGATATTATTAAGAAATTAGCCCCAATTTATGGTGAATTTAAGCGAGGCGGAATACGCATTCTTGAAGGAACTCCAAAGGGACAAACGATTCATCGCTATAACACCAAGGATACGGAGCAAATGCATCTTGTCATGGGGGTACCTGGGTTAGGACAAGATGACGAGGATATCTATCCGATGCATATTATTAACAATGTTCTTGGGGGAGGGCTTAGCTCACGATTGTTCCAAGAAGTGAGGGAGCAAAGAGGTCTAGCTTATTCAGTTTATTCATATCACTCGACCTATGTTGACTCTGGAATGTTTGCCATCTACGCGGGAACAACACCGGATAATACTCAGGAAGTTGTCGAATGTATCCTGGCTGAGCTTCAGAAGATGAAGAACGAAGGAATAACGGCAGATGAATTGGCGAAGACGGTAGCCCAAGTGAAAGGAAGTCTTTATTTGGGACTGGAATCTGTAAGCAACCGTATGAGTCGTTTGGGTAAGACAGAACTGAGTTATAATCGAGTCATTTCTCCAGAAGAGATGGTTGAAAAATTGGAGAAAGTGACCTTAGAAGACGTCAAAAGGGTGATGAATCGCCTTTGGGTTAAGGATAAATTCAGTTTAGTTATGATGGGTCCTGCAGGGCATGCGGTTGATTTAGAAAGATTATTTCAAAAGGTCAATTGGAATTAA